One Carya illinoinensis cultivar Pawnee chromosome 5, C.illinoinensisPawnee_v1, whole genome shotgun sequence genomic window, TGCAATGTGAACTTAAACTGGTTTTTCAATCTCTCCAAATGCCACATGGAGAATGTTTGCTCTCTGGACTGGTGCGTATCATGCCCGACGGAGTTTTCAGTGTTGGAACACTCGTATTTTACTTTCTATTGGGCTTGCCATATTGTTGTGCCCATTCCGTTGGTGATATTTTTATCTGGTCCCGTGATAACTTGATTGGTTGAGAGTCCCCAAACAGAAATCCACCGAGGAACTTAATTGTTTGGGTATTGGTTGATGCAGGTTGGAGGAAGTGGAGTTCTCATCTCTCCGTTGACCTACATTTTTGATGAAGAGACTCCAAGATGGCGTGAGCTTCTCACCAAGCTTGGGCTTTAGTCTATTGTTGTCTATGCCCTTTTGCAAGCTTCCATTAAATCCACCTGGTGAAATTAATTATCTAGGTATTGGCTGATGCAGCATGGAAGGGGTGGAGTTTTTTCTCCGTTGACCTACATTTTTTATGAAGGGACTCCAAAATGGAGCTAGTTTTTCTCCAAGCTTGAATTTAGTCCTTTCCAGTCTATTATGCCTTTTGGGCTGTTTATTGTGGTTCTGAATTCAGGTGTGGTGTCTGGTAGACGATGCTTGTGTCATTTTGAGTCGGTACTTGTTAAGTTTTTTTAACTATGGAGTGTATCATTTGCAAAGATGCATAAGGGTAGAACAAGCTGAACGCAAAATCTATAGTAGGTGACAGGCTGTTTTCTGTTTCTTTCCCCTAAAAAAAAGTGTTTTCTCCATTAATGGTAATGTTTCGCAAGGATAGTCGGATAGAAGTCTTGATCAATGAACTTAAGGGAATAATGTAAAGTTAAATAAAAGCATCTGGCCAACGATGCGTTTGGATCTCCGGTCATTGCTCAATGAACTTAAGGGAATAATTTAAAGTCAATCTTTACCAATTTTATCTTCTCGGCTCTCCAATGTGGAAATTTGATTTCAGCGGCCCAAATACATTGTACATAAATTGTTATGTGGAGGTCTAGATCAAACTTTCGGAATAATTAACGAGGAGTATTTTATTACgcttagaaaaaagaaatgaagagcaTTAAATACTGAGTCATCATGTTTTCGAGTGAGTTATTAGTTTGGTAAGTAAAATGATCAAAACAATacatattttgtattaaatgaaTATTCTCTATTCTCAAGTgacatttaaatgatatttcgACTGTCCAAGTCTTCCGTATAACAATTTTTCCATGCAAGAAAACATAAACGTAGCCTCCCCTAAACATCCGATCAATACCCCTTCTCTTGAACAGACGCAGATCGATCGATACACCCTAGCTAATTATTGGCAAAGTGATTCCAAGACCCTCCATATATGGTGACACATAGGGTTAAAGTTGTATAAAATGCAATGGCGGCATCTCTTACATAGTCGGCCTGCAGAACTTCTCTGCCAGACTCACGGAGATGGATTATAACTATAGGGTCCGCTGCTTATTATAAAAGAGACGATTGCGGCTAGCTAGCAGATCTATGTATATTTTTGTCATCTTGCTGTAAGGCATTGTTGCAAATAGCAAACTGAAGCTTGCTGCTATATTAAGTTCCTTGCTAATTGTCTTCATGTACGTATTATCCTTTGATCTTTCAGATTTCCCAAATATGGGGGATTTTGAGAAGATGAATCTATGAAAAGCGTCGGTGAGTCACCACTCACCGCTGCATTCTCCAATGTATGATTGCTGTTTCATTTTGTTATGTTATGGAGACGATTTTGTACCGTTTGCTCAAGTTGATGATTCTCTATTGATTTCAGTTTTTGATCTATATTTTATCCTTCTGCACATCTAGGTCCTGAatttaagaaagaaattaaaatgtaCTAAACCACTTGATCTTTTCAACTGATGCTGGCGCACTGTTGAGAAATACATTCTCACTGCACACTAACatgattttcatttcttttggttGCAGTACTCTTCTTGCTGATTTAATAAGCCAGACTATTGACTGGCTTATAATAAGAGATTCATGTCCTATCTGTTTtctgtttaattaattaatcgaTCCATTATATATGTTCTCTCACACTTTCCATTAATGGTTGAGGGCCTTGATCTTCTCTCCCTTTACTCTCTCCTTTGTTCCTATGTTAGTGATGAGGTGACTCATCGATAAGACTCCAATAATAAAAACGAATTTAAGGACTCCTCGGAAAAAAGAATCTCAGAGTCAGTATATAGTTGGTATTATAGCATGTTAGAAAACCTGATTAGAAAGACAAAGGGAGCATCAAGCAAATAAAGTTGGGGTTTCTTCCCGATCTGACATTGTAAAATGAACCTTTGAACTCATCTTTATTGTTAAAGAAGCTCATTATTAGAGTATTAAAGACAAGTTTTGCTAACAAGATGGGAGACCAAAAGGGGGACATTGCCCTTGGATTAAGTTCTGTTCCTATGGGAATATGGGATTGGTGCAATGTCTCTGTGGGGTGTTTTCTGAAATTCCCACAAAGTCGTCAAGAATGAGAATCCGCCACTTGTCAGAAACCCCATTTGAAAAGTGATAGGAAACTCCAATCTAGATTAGGATAAACCACGTGAAGGTCAATAGTCCAACAAAAGATTCTTGATTATTCACATGAAAATTGACAATAAAAAGTGGTAAGCTAGTGCTTGGCTTTGCTGCTTAAATTAACAATTTACCTAGCTTGATTACACATGGGCCTcttggaaatttaaaaaaagttgctAGTGAGATGATTGGAAACTATTTATTATGCTTCATTTGTAAACCTCTCATTTAATGCCATATCATGGGATGGTGAGatgataatgaaaaaataaatgatgagtaGATTTTTTCTTAGAATAAAACATCACGTACAATCCATTTTAATGCAATGCCAAGTGTACTGATTCTCCGGATTGACTTCTTTGACACCCCCCCTTctcccccctccctctctctcaatttttttatggCATTTGTAGAATAATTTATCTAACACTTATAAAAGCATGATCTAGATAAGAATGGCCATGAGCTTAGGAAATAGCTAGGATTCAGAAACGTAGAAACTTGCTGTGATAAGTTTGTCTTttgcattaaatatatgtttttgagGTGGTCCTAATGCTCACGGAAGCACAGTAGTGTATGACTTTTCAGAGTATTAATTCGGAAGAAAGTTAGGGAGAGATTATTTCAATTTCACATGCTCAAATTGAGAGGGAGTGCCTGGGGAAGACCTTCTGTTGGCAAGCAATCCACTTCTTTGTATTTAAGTGCCTGGCTCACACATCCAGTTGGCATGAACATGGAACCTTTAAACAAaagtttttgtcattttatttaaaagtgaCAAGGAATCTGTTAGTCAAAATGTTCGGCTAAAGCTGTCTTACTGGCATGGCTGTTAAATAAGATAGTGCATTCTCTATGTcactttaatttttaagtttctgcaattaaaaaaatatgtatatcaTGGAAGAGAAATAAGGTATAAATTACCCTCATTATTAATCGGAAAGAGACAAATCCAAGTAACATGAGATGTCTACTGAACTCACATAAAACAAGGCTCATTGCAAGATAAATGCAGACATCTGCATGTGGATTCTAACACTGCAAGTAAAGGAACTCAGGTTAAAAAGGAATAGTGGTTGTTTTAGTCAGAATGTCCATGCCCTCCTGCCCAAACATGTTCAACACTGAGCAGCAAAGTCTCTGCACTCCCACTGTGGACCCAAGAATCTCCTTCTCCAACGACTTTGCAGACATTCAACAACCTACCAAGCATGAAAACACCTACAGAGAAGCCCCCGTTTCCTCAGAATTCGAGTTTTCTGTGAAAAACTACTCCATGATGTCTGCAGATGAGTTATTCTTTAAGGGCATGATGTTGCCTGTAAAGAATAGTCGCACCAACCAGCAGCGAAAGATGACTTTAAGAGATGAACTCTCTGTggatgatgatgattatgaggATGTGTTTCCGAGGATACCGAAGAATGGAAGCCGGTGGATAGAGCGCCTTGGCCTAAAAaagggtctctctctctcccctaccAATAAAAAATGCGACAAGAGTGATGGGGTGCTGGAAACTGTAGTTGAAGAGAAAATGCCTGGGCCTGTGTTTGTTCACGAAGAGGCCTTTGTTAGCAAGAAAACACgtgtaagataatcttctgctTGAGTAGATGGTTGAACCTGGGACTTGCAGATCTAGATCAAGtttacaattcaaacaatgacTTAAATAAAGacaacatacacatacacacacacacacacacacacacacacacacacacacacatatttctGCATATAAACAACGCACTGCACTACTGATATGTTTGTTATAATTGGTTTCATTGTTATAGGAACTATTATTTTGAGGCCTTGAAGAATGTTTAAGTTGCGGATACAAATGGAGTAGGATTGGATCAATAAGTCAGATGGAAGTAAAGGATGTTCTAAAGAAGTAGCATCGGCAATCATCAAGGAAAGGGGGGTTTGTTGTCTGATATCTTGCTAAAAAGTTTGAAGTTTTGTTTGCTAATGGTGAAGGTATTGTATGGATAGTGGGTTCCATACTGTATGTTCAGGTTTGATtaactgcattttttttttctaactccTGTTTCTATCTTTATATTTGACTCAAACAGCCCCTTCCGCCCTTAATTCCcattggaagagagagagaggaagaggtcAGCTTTTTCTGTTCCGTACAAATGTGAAATGTTGAATGTTGAACTCTCCTACGTATCTAGGATTAGAGATTATTGTAGTCAATCTATCCATTTCATATCTATTGTTTCAGTGATGTTCATCTCTCCCTAACTCtgtatacatatacatatacatatatatatatatatgtatagaggTGTAACCGGTACGGTATAAGAGCCAATACCGGTATACCTATAAACCGGTACTTCCGGTTTTACCAGTTTCGATCTAGTTTTTTCGATATATTATacaaagtatatataatatgctataaatattataatatataataatatagtgataataatattattataattgtattatagattataatgatatattatagtatattataacatatagtgatattgtattaatataactacTAATACTATAGATTACagtgataatatataattatttatatggaattttaaaatttaatgttattttaattagtaatttaacatataatacaagattattttatatataattatctatattagatataaaaattatatataatataaaaaatcatataaaaaattaaaatatatatttatatgaatcgcTTCAAtctaatattagaaaaagaaaaattaaaaccgGTTCACCGGGGatgttcatctctctctctgtataaGAAACACCAATGTTGCTCGCTTTAAAATGTTGATTACAAGTGGTGTTGAAAGTAGAACAACAGTGACATTTTGACcttttattatatagatatttaCATCGCCTGGATCTAACATGTATACATAAaagtgtggagagagagagagagagagatctacaTCACTCACAAAGCGGTTCGATTATACAATGACATCCCTAATACTAAAGCATATCATTTTCAGTATGTAATTACCATCGGATACCCTAATACCCAATAATTTGTAGTGTTTTACAGTCAAAATCTGTAACCCCACCAGCCatttttgggacaaaataaaataaacgacAGTGCCTAAATTAAAAGCccataaatattacaaaactggATTAGAAGTCAAAAGTATAGGTTCACTTTGACAATCTAATGCATCCTTCTTAATTTGCAGAAAAATAAGGGTAAAAACCCagcaaaataaaaccaattaattaatctaCTAAAAGATGGCGGTGCATAAACATCATTGTTTTTTGTCTTCAAGAATCAGAGATAGTAAGCACCCCAACAGGGTTAGTCCCTCCAACACGCAAGTCCCCTCGGAGACAAAATAAACATTCAAAAACACATTCTAATTGTATAAAGAAAGCAGCGATTTCCTAATTACAATGTCCAGAAacactaaaataaattctataacgAGATGAAAGAAAGGGGGTGCCGCAGGGGTTGACCACTACCACAGTAGTATCAATGGTATTTTCAGTAGGTAATtgttaaataaaacatgtacatgaTCAAACATTTCTGATTGGGAAAACACTGTTTGCTGAATTATTTACAACAGAAGCAACTTTCACCATAATTAAGGCTTTAAAAGAATAACATGATGGATAACTATAATTACAAGGCTTGTGAGCGTGGCAAAAAATTCTAAGAACCATTGGATATTTACAGTTTGTACAAAAATTGCCGTCTTTATCTTTTCCTGACGGGAAATAAATCAATTGGTAGCTTTGTTAACTATACATCTGCATCCAATAAACCAAGCATAACAACTTTGAGAATCAGGTAGAAAATGCCAGTGGTTGAGCAAGCACTTCAGCTGACAAACAAGAAATGTTTTGTATACTGTAGAAACATCATCTCCCCTTTTAAGTCTTTAACAAACAGGTCATACACTATAATTTCCCATATAGAGTGTGAGTAAATTCTGAAAAAGTAACTTACATGATACATGCACCCCTCCACAGCAACAACGAAGCTCTTCATCAGCTCCCTTTTATGGACGGGAAAGCAGTTCTTTACTTGACCGGTCAAGATATACTCTGCAAATAGTTTATACAAGAAACACAACGAATCTTATAAGCAAGAATTAAATTACAGAAGTCAAGTAAATATATATTGGATCCCTATGATAGGTAGGACAGGCAGCACCATTAATCTTGTTCTGATAACTGTGTGGGACCCAAATATTTCTCCATGGATTCTTTCTTACGCTCAGGATCCAGGCTGCAAGCACGAACAGTTCAGTTAGGTTCAGGTTCTAACTTCTAAACATTTAGATGTGCTGACAAACAATTATataatctcataaaaataataaaacctcAAAATTATGGCTGACCTATTTCTAAAGCCAAGAAGAGTATAATGTATAGCACTTGCACAAGCAGAAGCAGGAGCTATAGCAGCTGCAGGAACTGCACGAATTGCAGATGCCAAAGCAGATCCAGCGCCAGCTCCACGCTGGTACTCCTTCAAGGGAGTCCGGACTAAGGCAGAAGCAGATTTTCCCAAGCCATCACTAAGGCTTTCATAAGCCTGTCAAGTTAAgaacattaaaaatttaaaaccttcCCTGGAGAACACAGCACACATCTTTTTCTGAACTGATAACCATTTATTAACTCCATCAGGGTCATGATTTCAATGCCCAACAGACTGAAAATGTTTattataaatgaatttttgtgaCAAGACATGGCAG contains:
- the LOC122311875 gene encoding uncharacterized protein LOC122311875, whose amino-acid sequence is MSMPSCPNMFNTEQQSLCTPTVDPRISFSNDFADIQQPTKHENTYREAPVSSEFEFSVKNYSMMSADELFFKGMMLPVKNSRTNQQRKMTLRDELSVDDDDYEDVFPRIPKNGSRWIERLGLKKGLSLSPTNKKCDKSDGVLETVVEEKMPGPVFVHEEAFVSKKTRELLF